A single Cucumis melo cultivar AY chromosome 4, USDA_Cmelo_AY_1.0, whole genome shotgun sequence DNA region contains:
- the LOC103486560 gene encoding uncharacterized protein LOC103486560: METNSLGGGGVGGSGGGGGGGGAGAAGGGGMFSGMNSSMLGLELPLHQNPTNPTNPHQLHHPPMVSYVQHDPHHHQQPPSVSVKYPFPTKAKPQQSNLSDDEEQGFAADDSNGDGKKKISPWQRMKWTDMMVRLLITAVFYIGDEGGSEPVDHVGKKKPVGLLQKKGKWKSVSRAMMEKGFYVSPQQCEDKFNDLNKRYKRVNDILGKGTACKVVENQTLLDSMELTPKTKEEVRKLLNSKHLFFREMCAYHNTCRHSTTHPSPDAATEPSHLPQQQQQQQLCFHATDTTTSASVAAGECSKSGDEEDEEEEEDESEEEEEDEETEGRQEEEEETESRKRARKGGITAGMQQLSAEVMGVISDGGRSPWEKKQWMKSRLIQLEEQKVSWQTQAFELEKQRLKWVKFRSKKERDMERAKLENEKRMLENERMMLIVKKNELDLMGMQHYQQQQQHSSNKRGDPSSITG; the protein is encoded by the coding sequence ATGGAAACCAATAGTTTAGGCGGCGGCGGTGTGGGTGGGAGTggtggaggaggaggaggaggaggagctGGAGCAGCTGGAGGAGGAGGGATGTTTTCGGGCATGAATTCGTCAATGTTGGGATTGGAACTACCACTTCATCAAAACCCAACAAATCCCACTAATCCTCACCAATTACATCACCCTCCAATGGTATCTTATGTCCAACATGACCCCCATCACCACCAACAACCGCCGTCGGTCTCCGTGAAATACCCCTTCCCGACAAAAGCTAAGCCACAGCAGTCAAATCTCAGTGACGACGAGGAGCAGGGGTTCGCGGCGGATGACAGTAATGGAGATGGCAAGAAGAAAATCTCGCCGTGGCAGAGGATGAAATGGACGGATATGATGGTTCGGCTGTTGATTACAGCGGTGTTCTATATCGGCGATGAAGGTGGGTCGGAGCCGGTGGACCACGTCGGGAAGAAAAAACCAGTAGGGTTACTGCAAAAGAAGGGGAAATGGAAATCGGTATCCAGAGCAATGATGGAAAAAGGATTCTACGTTTCACCACAGCAATGTGAAGACAAATTTAACGATTTAAACAAAAGATACAAACGAGTTAACGATATTTTAGGGAAGGGAACAGCCTGCAAAGTAGTAGAGAATCAAACATTACTTGATTCAATGGAATTAACACCGAAAACAAAAGAGGAAGTACGAAAATTACTCAATTCTAAACATCTTTTCTTCAGAGAAATGTGCGCTTACCACAACACTTGCCGCCACAGCACCACCCACCCCTCGCCGGACGCGGCAACAGAACCATCCCACCTTCCacaacaacaacagcaacagCAACTATGCTTCCACGCCACAGATACCACAACCTCCGCCAGTGTAGCAGCCGGCGAGTGTTCGAAAAGCGGAGATGAGGAGGATGAGGAGGAGGAAGAGGACGAATCGGAAGAGGAGGAAGAGGATGAGGAAACTGAAGGAAGACAGGAAGAAGAGGAGGAAACGGAATCGAGGAAGAGGGCGAGGAAAGGGGGGATAACGGCTGGGATGCAGCAGTTGAGTGCGGAGGTGATGGGAGTTATTTCGGACGGGGGGAGGAGTCCATGGGAGAAGAAGCAATGGATGAAGAGCCGATTGATTCAGCTTGAAGAGCAGAAAGTGAGCTGGCAAACGCAGGCATTCGAGCTGGAGAAACAGAGGCTGAAATGGGTGAAGTTCAGGAGCAAGAAGGAGAGGGATATGGAGAGAGCGAAGCTGGAGAATGAGAAGAGAATGCTGGAAAACGAGAGGATGATGCTGATTGTAAAGAAGAACGAGTTGGATTTGATGGGTATGCAACATTATCAGCAACAGCAGCAGCATTCCTCGAACAAGCGAGGGGATCCATCGTCGATTACAGGATGA